Proteins encoded by one window of Cylindrospermum stagnale PCC 7417:
- a CDS encoding GH3 family domain-containing protein, which yields MRPIIQLFGQILAPTAKRFHQALDNPELMQTSVQRDICDRLIKSEYGKALGIHSLADWQRVPIVDYDALSQWIVNPHKQQQIALTPEPILFYEKTSGSSGGAKFIPYTQSLRRSFNQMFCVWAHDLILHGPKFSTGKLYACISPQLNVADASCLQNDLDYLDGWLRWLLRFWLVMPDGLEDLHDAHLFKHRLSLALLQTEKLEIISIWSPSFLQVHLKYIQENQELLRAELHNRMSDYRLQLLSQSNIPWMQLWPNLKLISCWDSANAADQAKGLRSQFPGVFVQGKGLLATEAPMTIPLIAAQGYVPVLDEVFFEFENDAGFLYGLHELNIGQTYTIILSQKGGLYRYRIGDRIRVTHYYHQTPCLEFLGRHQVISDLVGEKLQETFVHQALNSINLQGTNFKSLVPVANPPHYILLLDWAKETPETIAQQLDQALSQSYHYKIARSLGQLAPPQVLISNQISELLVSHRVCTGSIWGGIKHPILATSPISTELLEQLKLVFRLNTLEINAPNCS from the coding sequence ATGCGTCCGATTATTCAGCTTTTTGGGCAAATCCTCGCACCAACAGCAAAGCGATTTCATCAAGCTTTGGATAACCCAGAGTTAATGCAGACATCTGTGCAACGGGATATTTGCGATCGCCTCATCAAGAGTGAATACGGCAAAGCTTTGGGGATTCATTCTCTTGCAGATTGGCAGCGCGTCCCGATTGTTGATTACGACGCACTGTCCCAGTGGATTGTAAATCCCCACAAACAGCAGCAAATTGCCCTGACTCCCGAACCGATTTTGTTTTATGAAAAAACCTCTGGAAGCAGTGGGGGAGCGAAATTCATTCCCTACACTCAGTCTTTGCGGCGATCGTTTAATCAGATGTTTTGTGTATGGGCCCATGATTTAATTTTACATGGGCCTAAATTCTCTACTGGCAAGCTTTACGCCTGTATCTCGCCTCAATTAAATGTAGCTGATGCCTCATGTTTACAGAACGATCTCGATTACCTAGATGGTTGGTTGCGTTGGTTGTTGCGTTTCTGGTTGGTGATGCCAGATGGACTTGAGGATTTGCACGACGCGCACCTGTTTAAACATCGGCTTTCTTTGGCATTATTGCAAACTGAGAAACTGGAAATTATTTCTATTTGGAGTCCTAGTTTTCTGCAAGTACACCTAAAATACATTCAGGAAAATCAGGAGTTATTGCGAGCCGAATTACACAACCGGATGTCAGATTATCGTCTCCAACTCTTGAGCCAAAGCAATATTCCCTGGATGCAACTATGGCCAAACTTGAAGCTGATTTCTTGCTGGGATAGTGCCAATGCAGCGGATCAGGCTAAGGGATTGAGATCGCAATTTCCGGGTGTGTTCGTTCAGGGTAAAGGATTACTGGCAACTGAAGCCCCGATGACAATTCCGTTGATTGCCGCGCAGGGTTATGTTCCGGTTCTCGATGAAGTTTTTTTTGAGTTTGAGAATGATGCTGGTTTTCTGTATGGGTTACACGAACTCAATATTGGACAGACATACACGATTATTTTGTCCCAGAAGGGAGGTTTGTATCGTTATCGAATTGGCGATCGCATCCGCGTCACTCATTACTATCACCAAACCCCTTGTTTAGAGTTTCTGGGACGACATCAAGTTATCAGCGATTTAGTGGGCGAAAAGTTGCAAGAAACCTTTGTACATCAGGCTTTGAATAGCATTAACTTGCAAGGAACCAATTTTAAAAGCTTGGTGCCTGTTGCCAATCCCCCGCACTACATTCTCTTACTAGATTGGGCAAAAGAAACCCCAGAAACCATTGCCCAACAACTAGATCAGGCTTTATCACAATCTTATCACTACAAGATCGCGCGATCGCTCGGTCAACTTGCACCACCGCAGGTTTTAATCTCTAATCAAATTTCTGAATTGTTAGTTTCCCATCGTGTCTGCACTGGGAGTATCTGGGGAGGAATTAAGCATCCAATTCTGGCAACATCACCGATTAGCACTGAACTTTTAGAACAATTAAAATTAGTTTTTCGCCTTAATACCCTGGAAATAAATGCCCCCAACTGTAGTTAA
- a CDS encoding FTR1 family iron permease gives MDFSSALPTFVITLREGVEAALVVGIVLAYLKKAHQRRLQSWVYGGIIAGILASGLVGIIFSWVIQSLSTTNQQYAPVIEPLMEGVFNLMAIALLSWMLIWMTQNSQRMKQELEGALGSALKQESGAGWGIFALVFFAVLREGFETVLFIAGNFNQGLAPTLGAIAGIITATCIGVLIFKWGVRLNIRRFFTVMGVLLLLIIAGLVVTALARFDAAAIALGYTDRNSEAVCFYYQRFAKPLDRNCILGPMIWNTSKVLPAEGFPGIFLNALFGYTDRLYLVQAISYCVFLTTVGGIYFQGIKAKN, from the coding sequence ATGGATTTTAGCTCTGCCTTACCAACCTTTGTGATCACTTTGCGGGAAGGAGTTGAAGCTGCCTTAGTGGTGGGAATTGTCTTGGCTTACCTGAAAAAAGCTCACCAGAGACGTTTGCAGTCTTGGGTCTACGGCGGAATCATCGCTGGTATTCTTGCAAGTGGTTTAGTAGGAATAATTTTTAGTTGGGTAATTCAAAGCTTGAGTACCACCAATCAGCAATATGCGCCTGTGATTGAGCCACTGATGGAAGGAGTGTTTAATCTGATGGCGATCGCACTTTTGAGTTGGATGCTGATCTGGATGACTCAGAACTCTCAGCGAATGAAACAGGAGTTGGAAGGAGCGCTCGGATCTGCCTTAAAACAAGAAAGTGGGGCTGGCTGGGGGATTTTTGCTCTCGTGTTCTTTGCTGTATTGCGGGAGGGATTTGAAACGGTGTTGTTCATCGCCGGCAACTTCAACCAAGGTTTGGCTCCTACCTTAGGTGCGATCGCCGGGATTATAACTGCCACCTGCATTGGTGTACTTATCTTTAAATGGGGTGTCAGGCTAAATATTCGCCGTTTTTTCACTGTTATGGGAGTGCTGCTACTTTTGATTATTGCTGGACTGGTAGTAACAGCGCTTGCCAGGTTTGATGCCGCAGCGATCGCCTTAGGGTATACTGATCGCAATTCAGAAGCAGTCTGTTTCTACTATCAACGTTTTGCTAAACCACTAGATCGGAATTGTATCTTGGGTCCGATGATTTGGAACACTAGCAAAGTCTTACCAGCAGAAGGTTTTCCTGGCATATTCCTCAATGCTTTGTTTGGCTATACCGACAGGCTCTATTTAGTGCAAGCAATCAGCTATTGTGTATTTTTAACTACAGTTGGGGGCATTTATTTCCAGGGTATTAAGGCGAAAAACTAA
- a CDS encoding RNA-guided endonuclease InsQ/TnpB family protein, giving the protein MRTAYQYKLRPTKQQAQEIDRWLSMCCAQYNYLLADRFNWYEQNRCPINACPLVCHLPELRDNPEYFGQKRTLPKLKETHPHYKDVYSDVLQDVVKRVKTTFDRFLKGDNNGKRSGKPRFKPRSRYRTFLYPRIKPDCIANSRISLPKLGQIKLILHRPIPDGFKIKTASVTKKADGYYITLSLENSTVPEIKPDINSGLISGIDMGLKEFLTTSEGESVAIPQHYRKAQRRLRVIQKRVSRRKKGSNRRQKAVKQLGKQHKKVADKRKDFHFKTAKQLLSKHDVVVHEDLNIKGLSKSRLAKSILDAGWSSFLSILSNKAENAGLLVIAVNASGTSQDCSNCGEKVPKKLHERWHDCPNCGCSLDRDHNAAINIKNRAAGHPVLKAKSLLSNSRIVLEAYTVLLESV; this is encoded by the coding sequence GTGAGAACGGCATACCAATACAAGCTACGTCCAACAAAACAACAAGCGCAAGAAATAGACCGATGGTTGTCTATGTGTTGCGCTCAATATAACTATTTGCTGGCAGATAGATTTAATTGGTATGAGCAAAATCGTTGTCCCATAAATGCTTGTCCGCTTGTTTGCCATCTTCCAGAACTACGAGATAATCCCGAATACTTTGGACAAAAAAGAACACTACCTAAGTTAAAAGAGACGCATCCTCATTACAAAGATGTTTATTCCGACGTTTTGCAGGATGTTGTCAAACGAGTGAAAACAACTTTTGACCGATTCTTGAAGGGTGATAACAACGGAAAACGTAGCGGTAAACCAAGATTTAAACCTCGTAGTCGATACAGAACTTTCTTGTACCCAAGGATTAAGCCAGATTGTATTGCTAATAGTAGAATTTCTTTACCAAAATTAGGGCAAATCAAACTTATTTTGCATCGTCCTATTCCAGATGGTTTTAAAATCAAAACTGCTTCGGTTACTAAAAAAGCTGATGGTTACTATATAACTCTAAGCCTAGAAAATTCAACAGTTCCCGAAATTAAACCAGATATCAATTCTGGATTGATATCTGGAATTGATATGGGATTGAAAGAATTTTTGACTACTTCCGAAGGTGAAAGTGTTGCAATTCCCCAACATTACCGCAAAGCACAGAGACGATTACGGGTTATTCAAAAACGTGTATCTCGCAGAAAGAAAGGAAGTAATCGTAGACAAAAAGCAGTAAAACAACTAGGCAAACAACATAAAAAAGTTGCTGATAAACGCAAAGATTTCCACTTTAAAACAGCAAAACAGTTGCTGTCAAAACATGATGTTGTAGTTCACGAAGACCTCAATATCAAAGGACTTTCAAAATCCAGACTAGCTAAATCTATACTTGATGCTGGATGGTCAAGCTTCCTGTCGATACTATCAAACAAAGCCGAAAATGCTGGTTTGTTGGTAATTGCTGTGAATGCTTCTGGTACGAGTCAAGATTGCTCTAATTGTGGAGAGAAAGTACCTAAAAAGTTGCATGAAAGATGGCATGACTGCCCTAATTGTGGATGCAGTCTAGACCGTGACCATAACGCAGCGATAAATATAAAAAACAGAGCGGCGGGGCATCCCGTTCTTAAAGCCAAGAGTCTCCTAAGCAATAGCCGGATTGTCTTGGAAGCCTACACTGTACTCTTAGAGTCAGTGTAG
- a CDS encoding sterol desaturase family protein, with amino-acid sequence MQNFAQLLIFVTFLSLITWTISDKFSRTQLKAKSREDWLLDGVGLTIQGIFIPLLQATLVYWLYQYLLPNQQGYLKLSPILTFILSFVVVDYLYYWNHRLLHSKSFWQLHQVHHTVTQMDVLGTSRNTVWTSLLIVYLWIHTLFLYLLADPTGYLLGVSLTSALDLWRHSRLMISENSWLYGFLSLWLILPQDHAWHHCRDFPHANYGANLKIWDKLHGTYYESPDLPSTIGIPISLTWKQKIFFPFS; translated from the coding sequence ATGCAAAACTTCGCACAGCTTCTAATTTTTGTAACTTTTTTAAGCTTAATTACTTGGACAATTAGCGATAAATTTAGTCGAACTCAACTCAAAGCAAAAAGTCGTGAAGATTGGCTACTAGATGGTGTAGGATTAACGATTCAAGGAATTTTTATTCCCTTACTACAAGCTACTTTAGTTTATTGGCTTTACCAATATTTATTACCCAATCAACAGGGATATTTAAAATTATCACCAATTTTGACTTTTATTCTGAGTTTTGTTGTAGTGGATTACTTGTATTATTGGAATCATCGGTTATTGCATAGTAAATCCTTTTGGCAACTGCATCAAGTACATCATACTGTTACTCAGATGGATGTATTAGGAACCTCTCGCAACACAGTTTGGACGAGTTTGCTAATTGTTTATCTATGGATACACACGTTGTTTTTATATCTATTAGCTGATCCGACAGGTTATTTACTTGGAGTCAGTTTAACTTCTGCACTAGATTTATGGCGACATAGCCGCTTGATGATTTCTGAAAATAGCTGGCTATATGGATTTCTGTCTCTCTGGTTAATCTTACCGCAAGATCATGCCTGGCATCATTGCCGTGATTTTCCCCATGCTAATTATGGTGCTAATCTAAAAATTTGGGACAAGTTACATGGAACTTATTACGAAAGCCCAGATTTACCATCTACGATAGGAATTCCCATCTCATTAACCTGGAAACAAAAAATCTTCTTTCCATTTTCATGA
- a CDS encoding VIT domain-containing protein, which yields MTQTLEQQPSGLYLQNSNQQIAFPLKHTEVKAKIAGNISRVEVTQSFENPFTTTLEAVYIFPLPDEAAVDDMLIRIGDRTIQGSIKKRQEALAIYEQARKQGRTAGLLEQERDNIFTQSLANIKPGEQIDVIIRYSDSLKFEGGNYEFVFPMVVGPRYIPGITIEDNAVGGGSAIAPMTLNQDTDLVPDASRLNSPILPAGMRSRHDINVTLEINAGVEIQDISSPSHQIQIIREEQLVQVKLGGGHTIPNKDLILRYQVASNNLQTTTLTQADERGGHFALYLIPALQYRPEQVVPKDVVFLIDTSGSQGGAPLMQCQELMRRFINGLNPQDTFSIIDFADTTQQLSPVPLPNTSQNRALAINYINRLNAGGGTEMLGGIRTVLNFPVTNSGRLRSIVLLTDGYIGNENQILAEVKQRLQPGTRLHSFGAGSSVNRFLLNRIAELGRGIARIIRHDEPVDEVVEKFFRQINNPVFANIQLQWEGDGESPIMYPSTPPDLFAEQPLVLFGRKPDRHSGKLHITGIAAGGRRYQHSFNLDFQERGNPAIAQLWGRSRIKDLMNQMVSGDTKSGVAAVTDTALTYQLLSQYTAFVAVSDDVRVNPSQDSVSVQVPVEMPEGISHEGIFGNVAFAQAAPGGAMLNQQMLSPQAKKQSAPPPFPMSAPAPAQPKPRFEEMQELVMERSIPASEPEIGFVDVDEFSELEELLSVSEETVSYGDRSQVLNLLMSDEIDAELEELTGLRKEESSVPRLQVLSVTGLDQQVMTLLTQYLQLIQLPTGFGGDLVFEFQVIQGRVRQLVLDEQASSVKEETVIKSIRRSLLAWLPSQSLTSRVQLTLRIQP from the coding sequence ATGACTCAAACTCTAGAACAGCAACCCAGTGGCTTATATCTGCAAAACTCCAACCAACAGATCGCTTTTCCCCTCAAACACACGGAAGTAAAAGCCAAAATCGCTGGTAACATCTCACGGGTAGAAGTTACCCAAAGCTTTGAAAATCCCTTTACGACAACCCTAGAAGCCGTTTATATCTTCCCCTTACCCGATGAAGCCGCAGTTGATGATATGCTGATTCGGATTGGCGATCGCACAATTCAAGGCAGCATCAAAAAACGCCAAGAAGCTTTAGCTATCTATGAACAAGCCAGAAAGCAAGGACGCACAGCCGGACTCCTCGAACAAGAACGAGACAACATCTTCACCCAATCCCTAGCAAACATCAAACCAGGTGAGCAAATTGATGTCATCATTCGCTACAGTGACAGCCTAAAATTTGAGGGTGGGAATTACGAATTTGTCTTCCCGATGGTTGTTGGCCCCCGTTACATTCCAGGGATTACCATTGAGGATAATGCAGTTGGGGGTGGTTCAGCCATTGCACCCATGACTTTAAATCAAGATACTGATTTAGTCCCAGATGCTTCCCGCTTGAATAGTCCCATTCTCCCAGCCGGGATGCGATCGCGCCATGATATTAATGTAACCCTTGAAATTAATGCCGGAGTTGAAATTCAGGATATTAGCTCACCCTCTCACCAAATCCAAATCATCCGTGAAGAACAGCTAGTGCAGGTAAAACTAGGAGGTGGACACACAATACCCAACAAAGACTTGATTTTACGCTACCAAGTCGCTAGTAATAATCTCCAAACAACCACCCTTACCCAAGCCGATGAACGGGGTGGACATTTCGCCCTGTACCTGATTCCCGCCCTCCAGTACCGCCCAGAACAGGTTGTCCCTAAAGATGTGGTCTTTCTCATTGATACATCCGGTTCTCAGGGTGGCGCACCATTGATGCAATGTCAGGAATTGATGCGCCGTTTTATCAATGGACTCAATCCCCAAGACACCTTCAGCATTATTGATTTTGCCGATACCACACAGCAACTTTCACCGGTTCCCCTCCCCAACACTTCCCAAAATCGCGCATTAGCAATCAATTATATCAATCGGTTAAATGCAGGTGGTGGGACGGAAATGTTAGGCGGTATTCGCACTGTATTAAACTTTCCTGTCACAAATTCGGGACGCTTGCGGAGTATTGTGCTGCTGACTGATGGCTATATCGGTAACGAAAACCAAATTTTAGCAGAAGTTAAACAGCGTCTCCAGCCAGGAACCCGCCTTCATAGCTTTGGTGCAGGTAGTTCGGTGAATCGTTTCTTGCTCAATCGCATTGCGGAATTAGGACGGGGTATTGCTCGGATTATTCGCCACGATGAACCTGTAGATGAGGTGGTAGAAAAATTTTTCCGCCAAATCAATAATCCAGTTTTTGCTAATATTCAATTGCAATGGGAAGGTGATGGCGAATCCCCAATCATGTATCCCTCTACACCACCAGATTTGTTTGCCGAGCAGCCCTTAGTGCTATTTGGACGTAAGCCAGACAGGCATTCTGGAAAGTTGCACATCACTGGCATTGCTGCGGGTGGTAGGCGCTATCAACACAGTTTTAACCTGGACTTTCAGGAAAGAGGTAACCCGGCTATTGCCCAACTTTGGGGACGTTCCCGCATCAAAGATTTGATGAATCAAATGGTGAGTGGTGATACAAAGTCAGGTGTGGCAGCTGTGACGGATACGGCTCTCACTTATCAACTGTTATCGCAATATACCGCCTTTGTTGCCGTCAGTGATGATGTCAGAGTCAATCCCAGCCAGGATTCTGTATCTGTGCAAGTGCCGGTGGAAATGCCTGAAGGTATCAGCCATGAGGGCATTTTTGGGAATGTTGCTTTTGCTCAGGCTGCTCCTGGGGGTGCGATGTTAAACCAGCAAATGTTAAGTCCGCAAGCGAAGAAACAATCTGCACCCCCACCATTCCCGATGTCTGCACCTGCTCCAGCACAACCGAAGCCACGGTTTGAAGAAATGCAAGAATTGGTGATGGAACGCAGTATTCCAGCATCAGAGCCAGAAATCGGATTTGTAGATGTTGATGAGTTTAGTGAACTTGAAGAGTTGTTATCAGTTTCTGAAGAAACGGTTAGTTATGGCGATCGCAGTCAAGTTCTAAATTTGCTAATGTCTGATGAAATAGATGCTGAGTTGGAAGAGTTAACAGGCTTACGGAAAGAAGAATCTTCTGTCCCTCGTCTACAGGTTTTGAGCGTGACGGGATTGGATCAGCAGGTGATGACTCTGCTGACTCAATACTTGCAATTAATTCAACTACCTACTGGTTTCGGTGGTGATTTGGTGTTTGAGTTCCAGGTTATTCAGGGACGGGTAAGACAGTTGGTGCTAGATGAGCAAGCTTCTTCTGTGAAGGAAGAGACGGTAATTAAATCAATTAGGCGATCGCTTTTAGCTTGGCTACCTTCCCAGTCCCTCACGAGTAGAGTGCAGTTAACACTGAGGATTCAACCGTAA
- a CDS encoding sensor histidine kinase, with amino-acid sequence MILDNLPNLIVIAYFLLPPVLVYAIYKGRDVPFHWMFLVFGVFLSICGTAYVIQTWQIWYPNTWISEFLKILTVIVGIAIAFMVLALLPVALALPSPARLEATKLALESEICDRLRAEKALCDLASQLEQKVEQRTAELSDVNFALKREISDRLFAEKSLRQSETQLRTEHQQLQAALRELQHTQSQLIQAEKMSSLGQMVAGIAHEVNNPVSFIFSNLHYAKQYTGDLLHLVDLYQQEYPQPSGQIQNFIHKIELDFIREDLLNLLSSMRVGTERIRQIVLSMRNFSRLHEAEMKPVDIHEGIDNTLLILNHRLKAVGNHTAIQVIKEYSSLPLVECYAGQLNQVFMNILSNAIDALRELEAHKFEQKQRRVQNTLSIRIQTQVLADNCVNIRIADNGIGIAENLKQKLFDPFFTTKPVGKGTGLGLSICYQIVVDKHRGQLRCVSASGQGAEFVIKIPIRQSPVEQAL; translated from the coding sequence ATGATTTTGGACAACCTACCAAACCTGATCGTCATTGCCTATTTTTTGCTACCACCTGTGCTAGTTTATGCCATCTACAAAGGGCGGGATGTACCGTTTCATTGGATGTTTCTAGTGTTTGGGGTGTTTTTGAGTATCTGTGGTACCGCTTATGTGATCCAGACTTGGCAGATATGGTATCCCAACACCTGGATTTCCGAGTTCCTGAAGATTTTGACAGTGATAGTGGGAATAGCGATCGCATTTATGGTGCTGGCACTATTACCTGTAGCCCTGGCCTTGCCCAGTCCTGCCCGCTTAGAAGCCACAAAATTGGCGCTGGAGAGTGAAATTTGCGATCGCCTCCGGGCAGAAAAGGCACTCTGTGATCTAGCATCCCAGTTAGAACAAAAAGTTGAGCAACGAACCGCTGAACTCTCAGATGTAAATTTTGCACTCAAACGAGAAATTAGCGATCGGCTTTTTGCCGAAAAATCTTTAAGACAATCAGAAACACAACTCAGAACAGAGCATCAGCAGCTACAAGCCGCCTTGCGGGAACTTCAGCATACCCAGTCTCAACTGATTCAGGCAGAAAAAATGTCCAGTTTAGGGCAAATGGTCGCAGGTATTGCCCATGAAGTCAACAACCCCGTCAGCTTCATTTTTAGCAACCTTCACTATGCAAAACAGTACACAGGAGACTTATTACATCTAGTAGACCTTTATCAGCAAGAATATCCTCAACCATCAGGGCAAATCCAAAATTTCATCCACAAAATAGAACTAGATTTTATCCGTGAAGACCTTTTGAATCTACTTTCTTCCATGCGAGTAGGAACTGAACGCATCCGCCAGATTGTCCTGTCAATGCGGAACTTCTCCCGATTGCATGAGGCAGAGATGAAGCCTGTAGATATCCATGAAGGCATCGACAACACGCTACTAATCCTGAATCATCGGCTGAAAGCTGTTGGTAACCATACAGCCATCCAAGTGATTAAAGAGTATAGTTCCCTCCCGCTTGTCGAGTGCTACGCAGGCCAACTAAATCAAGTATTCATGAATATTCTGAGTAACGCGATTGATGCCTTACGGGAGTTAGAAGCACATAAATTTGAGCAGAAACAGAGAAGAGTGCAAAACACGCTGTCAATCCGGATTCAAACTCAAGTTCTAGCAGACAATTGCGTCAATATCCGAATTGCCGACAACGGTATCGGCATTGCCGAAAACCTCAAGCAAAAGCTATTTGATCCCTTCTTCACCACAAAACCCGTCGGTAAAGGTACAGGGTTAGGGTTATCGATCTGTTATCAAATCGTCGTCGATAAGCATCGCGGGCAACTGCGCTGTGTGTCCGCGTCGGGGCAGGGTGCAGAGTTTGTCATTAAGATTCCCATCCGGCAATCTCCTGTAGAACAGGCGCTATAA
- a CDS encoding DUF6364 family protein, translating into MKTTRLNVRMSERRLNKIRQYAANKDKTVTQIVEDWIDRLPNKEIDKNSTVPLPVKE; encoded by the coding sequence ATGAAAACTACTAGATTAAATGTAAGGATGTCCGAGCGTAGATTAAACAAAATAAGGCAGTATGCAGCAAACAAAGACAAAACCGTGACGCAGATAGTTGAGGACTGGATTGACCGACTGCCGAATAAAGAAATTGACAAAAACTCAACTGTCCCTCTCCCGGTCAAGGAATAG
- a CDS encoding DapH/DapD/GlmU-related protein, with amino-acid sequence MTVLSTILLFFPTMILLLTGTALVYFAYSPSIFSILAVLVSIYGLPVLVYRLHQWVYPVREGVSYLGGKDYIPWWGSHQIQAIYIAIPALEAVLRLIPGAFSCWLRLWGARVGRNVYWTPGLEIADRGLLSIGDRVVVGHRVGIYSHIIKPRKQDLMLYVKKVKIGNNVFVGAGSHLAPGVVISDGSYLSVATNLYPNQQVQ; translated from the coding sequence ATGACAGTTTTAAGTACGATTCTTTTATTTTTTCCAACCATGATATTGCTATTAACTGGGACAGCATTAGTCTACTTTGCTTATTCACCAAGCATCTTTAGCATTTTAGCTGTGTTGGTTTCTATTTATGGGTTGCCGGTGCTAGTTTATCGCTTACATCAATGGGTGTATCCTGTGCGGGAGGGTGTTAGTTATCTCGGTGGTAAAGATTATATTCCTTGGTGGGGTAGTCATCAAATTCAGGCAATTTATATTGCAATTCCAGCGTTGGAGGCAGTGCTGCGGCTGATTCCGGGGGCATTTTCCTGTTGGTTGCGGTTGTGGGGTGCTAGAGTGGGGCGAAATGTTTACTGGACACCAGGATTGGAGATTGCCGATCGCGGTTTGCTCTCAATTGGCGATCGCGTCGTTGTCGGACATCGTGTCGGCATCTATTCCCATATTATCAAACCCCGGAAGCAGGACTTAATGTTGTATGTCAAAAAAGTCAAGATTGGCAACAATGTCTTTGTGGGAGCCGGATCTCATCTTGCTCCCGGTGTAGTCATTAGCGATGGCAGTTATTTATCAGTTGCCACAAACCTTTATCCTAACCAGCAGGTGCAATAA